The Agromyces sp. LHK192 genome includes a window with the following:
- a CDS encoding GDP-mannose 4,6-dehydratase, whose amino-acid sequence MPRALITGITGQDGLYLAELLLGKGYEVFGLMRGQNNPKRELVESTVPGVQLLTGDLTDVSSILRALEVAQPDEFYNLGAISFVAYSWENASLTSDVTGKGVLNALEAVRLYSHDDPTKVRFYQASSSEMFGKVQAVPQDEDTLLWPRSPYGVAKVFGHYMTINYRESYGMHASSGILFNHESPRRGPEFVTRKISLAVARIKLGLQDHITLGNLDARRDWGFAGDYVEAMWRMLQQDEADDYVISTNETHEIREYLDLAFQTVGIDDWAPYVKQDPRFMRPAEVDLLIGDSTKARTKLGWEPKVDFPSLVKMMVESDLDEQKRLAGL is encoded by the coding sequence ATGCCACGCGCCCTCATCACCGGAATCACAGGTCAGGACGGCCTCTACCTCGCCGAACTCCTCCTCGGCAAGGGCTACGAGGTCTTCGGCCTCATGCGCGGGCAGAACAACCCGAAGCGCGAGCTGGTCGAGTCGACCGTTCCCGGGGTGCAGCTGCTGACCGGTGACCTGACCGACGTGTCGAGCATCCTCCGTGCTCTCGAGGTCGCCCAGCCCGACGAGTTCTACAACCTCGGCGCAATCTCCTTCGTCGCGTACTCGTGGGAGAACGCGAGCCTCACCTCCGACGTGACCGGCAAGGGCGTGCTCAACGCCCTCGAGGCCGTCCGCCTGTACTCGCACGACGACCCGACCAAGGTGCGCTTCTACCAGGCCTCCAGCTCGGAGATGTTCGGCAAGGTGCAGGCCGTGCCGCAGGACGAGGACACCCTGCTGTGGCCGCGATCGCCGTACGGCGTCGCGAAGGTCTTCGGCCACTACATGACCATCAACTACCGCGAGTCGTACGGCATGCACGCGTCGTCGGGCATCCTGTTCAACCACGAGTCGCCCCGTCGCGGCCCCGAGTTCGTGACCCGCAAGATCTCGCTCGCGGTGGCGCGCATCAAGCTCGGCCTCCAGGACCACATCACGCTCGGCAACCTCGATGCACGCCGCGACTGGGGCTTCGCCGGCGACTACGTCGAGGCCATGTGGCGGATGCTGCAGCAGGACGAGGCCGACGACTACGTCATCTCGACCAACGAGACGCACGAAATCCGCGAGTACCTCGACCTCGCCTTCCAGACGGTCGGCATCGACGACTGGGCGCCGTACGTCAAGCAGGACCCGCGCTTCATGCGTCCCGCCGAGGTCGACCTCCTCATCGGCGACTCGACCAAGGCCCGCACCAAGCTCGGCTGGGAACCCAAGGTCGACTTCCCGTCGCTCGTCAAGATGATGGTCGAGTCCGACCTCGACGAGCAGAAGCGGCTCGCGGGCCTTTGA
- a CDS encoding decaprenyl-phosphate phosphoribosyltransferase translates to MFTVGILARGSTPDTSHRNQRTGELVRTPAAIRALRPKQWLKNTLVVAAPLAAGVLTDPDVWLPVVVAFATFCLASSGVYLVNDALDVESDRAHPTKRSRPIASGELGVRTAVVMACLLLVAAPVAALLLTTPALALVLVVYEVLQLSYCIWLKHVPVIDIVIVSSGFLIRAIAGAVAVEVPISQWFLLVTAFGSLFMVAGKRYSEKLSHSDGTTRRSLEHYSLSYLRFVWQLAVALTLIAYSLWAFEPDDFSTNPWPALTLIPFSLAALRYAFSIDRGTAGAPEDTVLGDRLLLGFGLAWVVLFSISVAVR, encoded by the coding sequence ATGTTCACAGTGGGTATCCTTGCAAGAGGTTCGACTCCGGACACGAGCCATCGAAATCAGCGGACTGGGGAGCTCGTGCGGACACCTGCGGCCATCAGGGCACTGCGCCCGAAGCAGTGGCTCAAGAATACCCTCGTCGTCGCCGCGCCCCTCGCAGCCGGCGTGCTCACCGACCCGGACGTCTGGCTCCCCGTGGTCGTCGCATTCGCGACCTTCTGCCTGGCGTCATCGGGTGTCTACCTGGTGAACGACGCACTCGATGTCGAGAGCGACCGTGCGCATCCGACGAAGCGGTCCCGTCCGATCGCCTCCGGCGAACTCGGCGTGCGAACCGCGGTCGTGATGGCCTGTCTCCTCCTCGTGGCCGCCCCGGTCGCGGCCCTCCTCCTCACGACGCCGGCCCTCGCCCTCGTCCTCGTCGTGTACGAGGTCCTCCAGTTGTCGTACTGCATCTGGCTCAAGCACGTCCCGGTCATCGACATCGTGATCGTGTCCAGTGGTTTCCTCATTCGCGCGATCGCCGGAGCGGTCGCCGTCGAGGTGCCGATCTCGCAGTGGTTCCTGCTGGTCACCGCGTTCGGATCGCTCTTCATGGTCGCGGGCAAGCGGTACTCCGAGAAGCTCAGCCACTCGGACGGCACCACTCGCCGCTCGCTGGAGCACTACTCGCTGTCGTACCTCCGTTTCGTCTGGCAGTTGGCCGTCGCCCTGACGCTCATCGCCTACTCGCTCTGGGCGTTCGAGCCCGACGATTTCTCGACCAACCCCTGGCCGGCACTCACGCTCATCCCCTTCTCGCTCGCGGCACTCCGCTACGCGTTCTCGATCGATCGCGGTACGGCGGGCGCGCCGGAGGACACCGTACTCGGCGACCGGCTCCTGCTCGGGTTCGGCCTGGCGTGGGTCGTGCTCTTCTCGATCTCGGTGGCGGTCCGCTGA
- a CDS encoding glycosyltransferase family 4 protein — protein MPREFDVVMALNYYSPYVSGLTDAARLVAEDLAADGQRVLVVTGRHDASLPRNETIRGVEVVRTDVVARIGKGLISPSFVRTAVEAGRRARVVNLHLPMIESGLIAKRLAKHTPVVTTYQCDVALPHSLLNSVQTAVMDRSVALAMRNSAAIVPSSRDYADHSRLARLMQDHRTVPISPPTRLRTGGRPAFRETDGLHVGFLGRIVAEKGLEYLIDGFRELDDPDARLLIGGGYDVAGGSVIDRVRAHMGDDRRIRLLGFLAEDRLADFYASLDVFALPSVNSFEAFGIVQVEAMRVGVAAIASDIPGVRTPVSSTGFGDIVESRSAPAITASLRGFADRGLDPVAGAEASNARYSLATTVAEYRAVFDRVAAR, from the coding sequence GTGCCCCGTGAGTTCGACGTCGTCATGGCGCTCAACTATTACTCGCCGTACGTGAGCGGGCTGACCGATGCCGCGCGCCTGGTCGCGGAGGACCTCGCCGCCGACGGGCAGCGCGTGCTCGTCGTCACCGGACGGCACGACGCGTCCCTGCCCCGCAACGAGACCATCCGCGGGGTCGAGGTCGTCCGCACCGACGTGGTCGCGCGCATCGGCAAGGGGCTCATCAGTCCGTCCTTCGTGCGGACCGCCGTCGAGGCGGGTCGTCGCGCGCGCGTGGTGAACCTCCACCTGCCGATGATCGAGAGCGGCCTCATCGCCAAGCGATTGGCGAAGCACACGCCCGTGGTCACGACCTACCAGTGCGACGTCGCCCTGCCGCACAGTCTCCTCAACTCGGTGCAGACCGCGGTGATGGATCGTTCCGTGGCGCTCGCCATGCGGAACAGCGCTGCGATCGTCCCGTCGAGCCGGGACTATGCCGACCATTCGCGCCTCGCGCGGCTCATGCAGGACCACCGGACCGTCCCCATCTCGCCACCGACCCGCCTCCGGACCGGCGGGCGACCGGCGTTCCGAGAGACGGACGGCCTGCACGTGGGTTTCCTCGGCCGGATCGTCGCCGAGAAGGGCCTCGAATACCTGATCGACGGGTTCCGAGAGCTCGACGACCCGGACGCCCGTCTGCTCATCGGCGGAGGCTACGACGTGGCGGGCGGCAGCGTGATCGACCGCGTGCGCGCGCACATGGGCGACGACCGGCGCATCCGCCTCCTGGGATTCCTGGCAGAAGATCGCCTGGCCGACTTCTACGCGTCCCTCGATGTGTTCGCGCTCCCCTCCGTGAACTCCTTCGAAGCCTTCGGCATCGTGCAGGTGGAGGCCATGCGGGTCGGCGTCGCTGCGATCGCCTCCGACATCCCCGGGGTTCGCACGCCGGTGAGCTCGACCGGATTCGGAGACATCGTCGAATCACGAAGCGCCCCGGCCATCACCGCGTCGCTCCGCGGCTTCGCGGATCGCGGCCTCGACCCCGTCGCTGGAGCCGAGGCGTCCAACGCGCGATACTCGCTCGCGACCACCGTCGCCGAGTACCGTGCCGTGTTCGACCGAGTGGCGGCGCGATGA
- a CDS encoding histidine phosphatase family protein, with protein sequence MARQIHLVRHGEVHNPGGVLYGRLPGFPLSEHGRSTAQGAADELERTGRAIDAVIASPLERAMESAAPIARFAGLAAEPDERVIEAFSRLEGGEYEMSLSILAKPRAWRFLVNPFRPSWGEPYTEVLARMHGAMEDAWTRPGEGDIVIVGHQLPIWVTSRNGRGRSSFHDPRKRRCALSSITTFVRRDGAFIEVGYRDTVAAHGETARDVGAA encoded by the coding sequence GTGGCGCGTCAGATCCACCTCGTCCGCCACGGAGAGGTCCACAATCCCGGAGGGGTGCTGTACGGGCGTCTCCCCGGATTCCCGCTTTCGGAGCACGGCCGATCGACGGCGCAGGGCGCGGCCGACGAGCTCGAGCGCACTGGGCGGGCGATCGATGCGGTCATCGCGTCCCCGCTCGAACGCGCCATGGAGTCCGCGGCGCCGATCGCGCGGTTCGCGGGCCTCGCTGCAGAGCCTGACGAGCGTGTCATCGAGGCGTTCAGCCGGCTCGAGGGCGGGGAATACGAGATGAGCCTGTCCATCCTTGCGAAGCCGCGCGCCTGGCGGTTCCTCGTCAACCCGTTCCGGCCGAGCTGGGGCGAGCCCTACACGGAGGTGCTCGCGCGCATGCATGGCGCGATGGAGGACGCCTGGACCCGTCCAGGCGAGGGGGACATCGTCATCGTCGGCCACCAGTTGCCGATCTGGGTGACCAGTCGCAACGGACGCGGCAGGTCCTCGTTCCACGACCCGCGCAAGCGGCGGTGCGCGCTGTCGAGCATCACGACGTTCGTTCGGCGCGACGGGGCGTTCATCGAGGTCGGCTACCGCGATACGGTGGCCGCGCACGGCGAAACGGCGCGCGACGTGGGCGCGGCGTGA
- a CDS encoding glycosyltransferase family 2 protein, with translation MTAQPRRSRDVEGGAGARVGVITVSYGSESVLPGFLDSIPAATSASISVVVVDNRPDPAGTIEREARSRGAEYLAAPDNPGYGGAMNRGAELLPPDAEWILISNPDVVLGAGSVDTLVAAAESDARIGSVGPAIVNTDGTVYPSAREIPSIGHGIGHALFANVWPTNPWTRRYRREADDDRPREAGWLSGACLLVRRSSFDDVGGFDEAFFMYFEDVDLGYRIGRTGRRNMYVPAAIVRHIGAHSTASRPEAMIAAHHRSAKRFLAKRYPGPWNAPLRACLGLGLDVRSFVSARSGRRS, from the coding sequence GTGACCGCGCAGCCGCGCAGGTCGCGCGACGTCGAGGGCGGCGCAGGCGCCCGAGTCGGCGTCATCACCGTCAGTTACGGCTCGGAATCGGTGCTGCCCGGATTCCTCGATTCCATTCCGGCGGCGACCAGCGCGTCGATCTCAGTGGTCGTCGTCGATAACCGTCCGGATCCGGCCGGGACGATCGAGCGCGAGGCGCGCAGTCGCGGTGCGGAGTACCTCGCCGCGCCGGACAACCCCGGGTACGGCGGCGCGATGAACCGGGGCGCTGAGCTCCTCCCGCCCGACGCGGAGTGGATCCTCATCAGCAATCCCGACGTCGTTCTCGGTGCCGGGTCGGTCGACACCCTCGTCGCGGCCGCGGAGTCGGATGCTCGGATCGGCTCGGTCGGACCGGCCATCGTCAATACCGACGGGACCGTCTACCCGTCCGCGCGGGAGATCCCCTCCATCGGCCATGGGATCGGGCACGCCCTCTTCGCCAACGTGTGGCCGACGAACCCGTGGACCCGTCGGTACCGTCGAGAGGCGGACGACGACCGTCCGCGCGAAGCGGGCTGGCTCTCGGGTGCCTGCCTGCTCGTGAGGCGATCGTCGTTCGACGACGTCGGCGGGTTCGACGAGGCGTTCTTCATGTACTTCGAGGACGTCGACCTCGGCTACCGGATCGGTCGCACCGGCCGGAGGAACATGTACGTTCCCGCAGCGATCGTGCGGCATATCGGCGCGCACTCGACCGCATCGAGGCCCGAGGCGATGATCGCCGCGCATCATCGCAGCGCCAAGCGCTTCCTCGCCAAACGGTACCCGGGGCCGTGGAACGCGCCGCTGCGGGCGTGCCTGGGCCTCGGGCTCGACGTCAGGTCGTTCGTCTCCGCGCGGTCGGGCAGGCGCAGCTGA
- a CDS encoding glycosyltransferase has protein sequence MEAALDQRLLALAPYMAPGVDGPGVRAERGSGALLDEIVREVRATAGSRSVWLLIVALTATFPNASRVQMVRRAIDLAEPALASAALLECCYDDAARFAMLDVEIDVIADGVVVDVDFCANHLHNTGIQRVVRQTMSRWVESYDVRLVAWTAGGGAMRTMSALERHRVTAWNTYVEPERSEHPVDPPRFRVVVPVDSAVILPEVPQNALVDPLAALAEHSGNRVGLVGYDAIPVVSADMLPALETERYVRYLTVVKHAARVAGISDAATAEFAGFGRTLSTQGLSAPETVSIVLPVDAPDHPIVAADATAEALVLCVGSQEPRKNQLSVLHAAEVLWREGLQFSLTFIGGGSLWFTRDFDRRIARLRRAGRRIEVLRGVNDAVLLDAYSRARLSVFPSLHEGYGLPVAESLSYQTPVITSSYGSTAEIAVGGGCVLVDPRDDDELVAAMRSLLTDDARLAQLKEEIAIRADDTWDDYASKLWDGLVVPLSGVPRGD, from the coding sequence TTGGAAGCGGCGCTGGACCAGCGTCTGCTGGCCCTCGCCCCGTACATGGCGCCGGGGGTCGACGGCCCGGGCGTGCGGGCGGAACGGGGGAGCGGGGCGCTGCTCGACGAGATCGTGCGCGAGGTACGTGCGACCGCCGGTTCGCGATCCGTCTGGCTCCTCATCGTCGCGCTGACCGCGACCTTCCCGAACGCGAGTCGCGTGCAGATGGTCCGGCGCGCGATCGACCTCGCCGAGCCGGCACTGGCCTCCGCGGCGCTCCTCGAGTGCTGCTACGACGACGCCGCCCGATTCGCGATGCTGGACGTCGAGATCGACGTCATCGCGGACGGGGTCGTGGTCGACGTCGACTTCTGCGCCAACCACCTGCACAACACGGGCATCCAGCGCGTCGTCCGCCAGACGATGTCGCGGTGGGTCGAGTCGTACGACGTGCGCCTCGTGGCGTGGACCGCGGGCGGTGGAGCGATGCGCACGATGTCGGCGCTCGAACGGCACCGCGTGACTGCGTGGAACACCTACGTCGAACCGGAGCGCTCGGAGCATCCGGTCGACCCGCCCCGGTTCCGGGTCGTCGTCCCGGTCGACAGCGCCGTGATCCTCCCCGAAGTTCCGCAGAACGCGCTCGTCGATCCGCTGGCTGCACTCGCGGAACACTCGGGCAATCGCGTCGGCCTCGTCGGGTACGACGCCATCCCGGTCGTGAGCGCCGACATGCTCCCCGCCCTCGAGACGGAACGCTACGTGCGCTATCTCACGGTCGTGAAGCACGCCGCCCGGGTCGCGGGTATCAGCGACGCCGCGACCGCCGAGTTCGCCGGATTCGGTCGGACCCTCTCGACGCAGGGGCTCTCCGCCCCCGAGACCGTCTCGATCGTGCTGCCGGTCGACGCGCCCGACCATCCGATCGTCGCCGCCGACGCCACCGCCGAGGCGCTGGTGCTCTGCGTCGGTAGCCAGGAGCCCCGCAAGAACCAACTGTCGGTGCTCCATGCAGCCGAGGTGCTCTGGCGCGAGGGCCTGCAGTTCTCACTGACGTTCATCGGCGGCGGCTCGCTCTGGTTCACCCGTGATTTCGACCGTCGCATCGCGCGCCTCCGGCGCGCCGGTCGGCGGATCGAGGTGCTCCGCGGGGTCAACGACGCGGTGCTGCTCGATGCGTACAGCCGGGCGCGGCTCTCCGTGTTCCCGTCGCTGCACGAAGGGTACGGACTGCCCGTCGCGGAGTCCCTCAGTTATCAGACCCCGGTCATCACGAGCTCCTACGGGAGTACGGCGGAGATCGCCGTCGGCGGCGGCTGCGTGCTCGTCGATCCCCGCGACGACGACGAGCTCGTCGCGGCCATGCGTTCGCTGCTGACCGACGACGCGCGCCTCGCGCAGTTGAAGGAGGAGATCGCGATCCGGGCTGATGACACCTGGGACGACTACGCCTCGAAGTTGTGGGACGGCTTGGTCGTCCCGCTGAGCGGGGTGCCCCGTGGCGACTGA
- a CDS encoding glycosyltransferase produces the protein MATDPIKQRLRELLATLAPEVSGSGSTADLTSRVARAIGRPRDDVAWLVLAVVTARLPERQSVIDLRRAIALDGAEPALRDIVSAARRRAALRAGFEPRVRILQGETLVDVQHTARTGLATGIQRVVRMTLQQWSAQHEILLVGWNSRLDALRMLTDRERENAIHGTDRDAASAVRSVPEVVVPWESTYILPELAIEGERTSRMLALAEFSRNETAVVGFDCVPLTSAETVGVGMGGAFGKNLAAVARFGRVAAISEAAANEYRGWVDMLGGANLAGPTVSAVVLPSDVGEVDDDGLERAREALTIEDLPLLLCVGSHEPRKNHLAVLAAAEFLWRKGHRFSLAFVGGNSWGDTEFKTQVAQLRRLGRPLTTVTAISDDILWGGYRIARATVFPSFNEGFGLPVAESLAVGTPVVTSAFGSMREIAAAGGALLVDPRSDADVARALEDVLFDDAVNEKLRAEALARPKRGWAEYAAELWEVLVDGSNSVPDDRATTGRGER, from the coding sequence GTGGCGACTGACCCGATCAAGCAGCGGCTGCGCGAACTGCTCGCGACGCTCGCCCCCGAGGTCTCCGGCTCCGGTTCGACCGCGGACCTGACCTCCCGCGTCGCGCGGGCGATCGGACGCCCGCGCGACGACGTCGCCTGGCTCGTGCTCGCGGTGGTCACCGCACGCCTGCCCGAGCGCCAGAGCGTCATCGACCTGCGGCGCGCCATTGCCCTGGACGGCGCCGAGCCCGCGCTGCGGGATATCGTCTCCGCCGCCCGCCGCCGTGCCGCACTCCGCGCCGGCTTCGAGCCTCGTGTTCGGATCCTGCAGGGCGAGACGCTCGTCGACGTACAGCACACCGCGCGGACCGGTCTCGCGACCGGTATCCAGCGAGTGGTGCGGATGACGCTGCAGCAGTGGAGCGCCCAGCACGAGATCCTGCTCGTCGGCTGGAACAGCCGGCTCGACGCCCTCAGGATGCTGACCGACCGCGAACGGGAGAACGCGATCCACGGCACCGACCGGGACGCGGCCTCCGCCGTGCGAAGCGTGCCGGAGGTGGTCGTGCCCTGGGAGTCGACCTACATCCTCCCGGAGCTCGCGATCGAGGGGGAACGGACGAGCCGAATGCTCGCGCTCGCGGAGTTCTCGCGCAACGAGACCGCGGTGGTGGGATTCGACTGCGTGCCGCTGACCTCCGCCGAGACCGTCGGCGTCGGCATGGGCGGCGCGTTCGGCAAGAACCTCGCCGCGGTCGCGAGGTTCGGGCGCGTCGCGGCGATCTCCGAAGCGGCGGCGAACGAGTACCGCGGTTGGGTCGACATGCTCGGCGGCGCGAATCTCGCCGGGCCGACCGTGAGCGCGGTGGTGCTCCCCTCGGATGTCGGCGAGGTCGACGACGACGGGCTCGAGCGAGCGCGCGAGGCGCTCACCATCGAGGACCTGCCCCTGCTCCTCTGCGTGGGGAGCCATGAGCCGCGGAAGAACCACCTCGCCGTGCTCGCAGCGGCGGAGTTCTTGTGGCGCAAGGGCCACCGGTTCTCGCTCGCCTTCGTCGGCGGCAACTCGTGGGGCGATACGGAGTTCAAGACGCAGGTCGCGCAGCTCCGGCGGCTGGGTCGCCCGCTCACGACGGTGACGGCGATCTCGGACGACATCCTCTGGGGCGGGTATCGGATCGCTCGCGCGACCGTCTTCCCGTCGTTCAATGAGGGCTTCGGCCTGCCGGTCGCCGAGTCGCTCGCCGTGGGAACGCCGGTCGTGACGTCGGCGTTCGGCAGCATGCGGGAGATCGCGGCCGCGGGCGGCGCGCTCCTCGTCGACCCGCGAAGCGATGCGGACGTGGCGCGAGCGCTCGAGGACGTGCTCTTCGACGACGCCGTGAACGAGAAGCTCAGGGCCGAGGCGCTCGCCCGCCCGAAGCGAGGATGGGCGGAGTACGCCGCCGAACTGTGGGAAGTACTGGTCGACGGTTCGAACTCGGTTCCCGACGACCGCGCGACCACCGGACGTGGAGAGAGATGA
- a CDS encoding ABC transporter permease — translation MTSEASRRADRLRELPFERSSAASSRSFAGFLRSIREISGQRELLGLLVRRELKARYKDSSLGFLWSLLRPLTMLLIYFVAIGQFLGAARGIPDFAVFVFAGLTIWGLYNEIVIAGTTSIIGNAGLIKKVNLPREIFPLAATGSAIFNFLVQFVVLILATVVIGKVPLDWDLLYVPAGVAIVLVWGIAAALLLSAVNVYLRDVQYLVEVAMLLLFWLSPIVYAWSFVVDAAARTGLAWLTEVYLSNPVTVAVLAFQRGMWVSGSEETMIDGNVVPPQPWPADLDLRLAIMFGIGVVFLIICQRVFQRLQGNFAQEI, via the coding sequence ATGACCAGCGAAGCCTCACGACGAGCCGACCGGCTCAGGGAACTGCCGTTCGAGCGATCGTCGGCCGCGAGCTCGAGGAGCTTCGCAGGATTCCTCCGTTCGATCCGCGAGATCTCCGGCCAACGAGAGTTGCTGGGCTTGCTGGTCCGCCGCGAGCTGAAGGCCCGCTACAAGGACAGCAGCCTCGGATTCCTGTGGAGCCTGCTGCGTCCGCTGACGATGCTCCTCATCTACTTCGTCGCCATCGGGCAGTTCCTCGGCGCTGCGAGGGGCATCCCGGACTTCGCGGTCTTCGTCTTCGCGGGCCTGACGATCTGGGGCCTGTACAACGAGATCGTGATCGCGGGAACCACGTCGATCATCGGCAATGCCGGGCTCATCAAGAAGGTGAACCTGCCGCGCGAGATCTTTCCGCTCGCCGCGACCGGGTCGGCGATATTCAACTTCCTCGTGCAGTTCGTGGTCCTGATCCTCGCAACGGTCGTCATCGGCAAGGTTCCCCTCGACTGGGACCTCCTCTACGTCCCGGCCGGCGTCGCGATCGTGCTCGTCTGGGGCATCGCGGCCGCGCTGCTGCTGTCGGCGGTGAACGTGTACCTGCGCGACGTCCAGTACCTCGTCGAGGTCGCGATGCTGCTGCTCTTCTGGCTGTCGCCGATCGTGTACGCGTGGTCGTTCGTGGTCGACGCCGCAGCCCGCACCGGGCTGGCCTGGCTCACCGAGGTCTACCTGTCGAATCCGGTCACCGTGGCCGTGCTCGCGTTCCAGCGCGGCATGTGGGTGTCGGGTTCAGAGGAAACCATGATCGACGGCAACGTCGTGCCTCCGCAGCCGTGGCCCGCCGACCTCGATCTCAGGCTCGCGATCATGTTCGGAATCGGCGTGGTCTTCCTGATCATCTGTCAACGCGTGTTCCAGAGGTTGCAGGGCAACTTCGCTCAGGAGATCTGA
- a CDS encoding ABC transporter ATP-binding protein: MASTSPAIIEDAPVVIRAEDVSKRFILRKDKALKERIVNFGRSQKHKSDFWALRDVGFEITAGTSVGLVGANGSGKSTLLKVIGGIIQTDSGFIERRGRVAALLELGAGFHPDLTGRENVYLNGSILGLTQKQTSEYFDSIVEFSEIGDFIDTQVKFYSSGMYVRLAFAIAVHVDPDILLVDEVLAVGDEPFQAKCMNKIRQFQQEGRTIVFVSHSAGQIEDLCDRVIVLSHGAVVYDGETEGGIAALRRSFGE; encoded by the coding sequence ATGGCATCGACATCCCCCGCGATCATCGAGGACGCCCCGGTGGTCATCCGCGCCGAGGACGTCTCGAAGCGATTCATCCTCCGCAAGGACAAGGCGCTCAAGGAACGCATCGTCAACTTCGGCCGCTCGCAGAAGCACAAGAGCGACTTCTGGGCCCTTCGCGACGTCGGCTTCGAGATCACCGCGGGGACGAGCGTCGGACTCGTCGGAGCGAACGGCTCGGGGAAGAGCACCCTGCTCAAGGTCATCGGCGGCATCATCCAGACCGACAGCGGATTCATCGAGCGGCGCGGACGCGTGGCGGCGCTGCTCGAGCTCGGCGCCGGGTTCCACCCGGACCTGACGGGTCGGGAGAACGTCTACCTGAACGGGTCGATCCTGGGTCTCACCCAGAAGCAGACCTCCGAGTACTTCGACTCGATCGTCGAGTTCTCCGAGATCGGCGACTTCATCGATACACAGGTCAAGTTCTACTCGTCGGGGATGTACGTGCGACTCGCGTTCGCGATCGCGGTCCACGTCGATCCCGACATCCTCCTCGTCGACGAGGTGCTCGCGGTCGGCGACGAGCCGTTCCAGGCGAAGTGCATGAACAAGATCCGGCAGTTCCAACAGGAGGGGCGCACGATCGTCTTCGTCTCCCACAGTGCGGGTCAGATCGAGGATCTCTGCGATCGGGTGATCGTGCTCTCGCACGGTGCGGTTGTCTACGATGGCGAGACGGAAGGCGGGATCGCCGCGCTCCGGCGGAGTTTCGGGGAGTAG
- a CDS encoding HAD-IIB family hydrolase, producing MTALPRLIAFDLDDTLAPSKSPLRPQMAELLVRLLDRTEVCVISGGQFGQFDAQVIQQLAGATAEQLERLHLMPTCGTQYYRYADAEWEQVYAQNLTESERDEALAVVEAEARALGFWEAETWGPILEDRGSQVTFSALGQAAPVEAKMQWDPSGAKKNALRDAVQVKLPLLEVRSGGSTSIDITRRGIDKAYGMTRLADVSGVPLEEMLFIGDRLDENGNDYPVKVLGVECVAVEGWEHTVTLLERMLDSSAPRSAAMTA from the coding sequence TTGACTGCTCTGCCCCGACTCATCGCCTTCGACCTCGACGACACCCTTGCCCCGTCGAAGTCCCCGTTGCGTCCGCAGATGGCGGAACTCCTCGTGCGCCTGCTCGACCGGACCGAGGTCTGCGTGATCTCCGGCGGGCAGTTCGGCCAGTTCGACGCGCAGGTGATCCAACAGCTCGCTGGAGCGACCGCGGAACAGCTCGAGCGACTGCACCTCATGCCGACCTGCGGCACGCAGTACTACCGCTATGCGGACGCCGAGTGGGAGCAGGTCTACGCGCAGAATCTCACCGAGTCGGAGCGGGACGAGGCGCTCGCCGTCGTCGAGGCCGAGGCAAGGGCGCTCGGATTCTGGGAGGCGGAGACATGGGGCCCGATCCTCGAGGACCGTGGGTCGCAGGTGACCTTCTCGGCCCTCGGCCAGGCCGCACCGGTCGAGGCCAAGATGCAGTGGGATCCCTCCGGCGCGAAGAAGAACGCCCTCCGTGACGCGGTGCAGGTCAAGCTCCCCCTGCTCGAGGTGCGGTCCGGCGGATCGACGTCGATCGACATCACGCGGCGCGGCATCGACAAGGCCTACGGCATGACGCGTCTGGCCGACGTCTCGGGCGTCCCGCTCGAGGAGATGCTCTTCATCGGGGACCGCCTCGACGAGAACGGCAACGACTACCCGGTGAAGGTGCTCGGGGTCGAATGCGTGGCGGTCGAGGGTTGGGAGCACACCGTGACGCTGCTCGAACGCATGCTCGACTCGTCGGCTCCGCGGTCAGCCGCGATGACCGCCTGA